One part of the Nitrospirota bacterium genome encodes these proteins:
- a CDS encoding zinc ribbon domain-containing protein — MPIYEYECEKCSHRFELIQKFSDAPILECPKCQGLVRKIISTPGILFKGSGWYVTDYSKKLKNPVEESKPKPDSAEKKSPEPAGSSKEGTSPAPAAPTPSEKKSDSPVKPSKSE; from the coding sequence TTGCCCATCTATGAATACGAATGTGAAAAATGCAGTCATCGGTTTGAACTGATTCAGAAATTCAGTGATGCCCCGATTCTTGAATGTCCAAAATGTCAAGGCTTGGTTAGAAAAATCATCTCTACGCCCGGGATTCTCTTTAAAGGGTCGGGATGGTATGTAACAGATTACTCGAAGAAACTTAAAAATCCTGTGGAAGAGAGTAAACCGAAGCCGGATAGCGCCGAAAAGAAATCTCCTGAACCAGCTGGATCCTCTAAAGAAGGAACATCTCCTGCTCCTGCTGCTCCGACACCTTCGGAAAAGAAGAGCGATTCTCCGGTCAAGCCATCCAAATCAGAATAG